Sequence from the bacterium genome:
ATCCAGCCGCCGTTCATGCTCTTCATGAGTCTCCTTGCCCCCCTCCAACACCACCAGCACATCCACATCCGAATCTTCGGTGGCGTCACCCCGCGCCTGCGAGCCGAACAGAATCAACTGCGATAGGCGCTCGCCGTAAAGTTCGGTCAGGCGCTGCTTCAGCTCGGCGAGAATGGGTTTGAGAGATTCGTTCATCTTTCCTACGCATCAATCGCCGTCGCGTACTTCGCGTTCTTCTCGATGAACTCGCGGCGCGGTTCGACCGCGTCGCCCATCAGCATCGAAAACGTGTGGTCGGCGGCGGCGGCGTCTTCGAGCGTCACGCAGAGCAGCGTGCGGTGGTCAGGATCCATCGTGGTTTCCCAGAGCTGATCGGGATTCATTTCACCGAGCCCCTTATAGCGCTGCACCATCACGCCCTGCTGCGAACCGCCGAATTCCTTCTGGATAATCGCGTCGCGCTCAACCTCGTCCATGGCGTAGCGCTTCTTCTTCCCCTTTGAAATGCCGTAGAGCGGCGGCTGCGCAATGAACATCTTGCCGTGCTCAATTAACGGCCGCTGGTAGCGGAAGAAGAACGTCAACAGCAGCGTGCGAATGTGCTGGCCGTCCACGTCGGCGTCGGTCATGATGATGATCTTGCCGTAGCGGCAGCGCGTGATGTCGAAATCCTCCTCGGTCGCGATGCCCGCGCCGATGGCCGTGATCAGCGTGCGCAATTCCTCGTTGGCCAAAATCTTGTCGAGCCGCGCCTTCTCGACGTTGATGACCTTGCCGCGCAGGGGCAGAATCGCCTGAAACTCGCGGTTGCGGCCCTGCTTGGCGGATCCACCGGCCGAGTCACCTTCGACAATGTAGAGCTCCGACTTGTCTATGTCCTTCGTCGAGCAGTCGGCCAGCTTGCCGGGCAGCGAACCCGACTCGAGCGCAGTCTTGCGGCGCGTTAAATCACGCGCCTTGCGCGCCGCATCGCGGGCCCGCGCCGCCAGAATGGACTTCTCCACGATCTTCTTGGCGTCGTGCGGATGCTCCTCGAAATATTCCGCGAGCTTGTCGTTCACCGCCTGCTCGACGATGCCTTTGACTTCGCTGTTGCCGAGCTTGGATTTCGTCTGACCTTCAAACTGCGGCTCCTGCACACGCACCGAGATCACCGCCGTCAGACCTTCACGCACGTCGTCACCGGACAGGCTCATCTTGTCGTTCTTGAAGAGCTTGTTCTTGGCGGCGTAGTTGTTGAGCGTGCGCGTCAGCGCGGCCTTGAAGCCGACCAGATGCGTGCCGCCCTCGATCGTGTGAATGTTGTTGACGTATGTGACGATATTGTCGGTATAGCCGTCGTTGTATTGCAGCGCAATCTCAATCGGCACGCCGTCGCGGTCCGTGGCGAAATAGATCGGCTTCGATTGCAGCGGGTTGCGATTTTCGTCGAGATACTTCACGAATTCGGCGATGCCGCCCTTGAATTCGAGCGTCTCTTTGGCGCCATCGCGCTTGTCTTCGGCGATGATGCGCAGGCCGCGATTGAGGTACGCCAGTTCGCGCAGCCGTTCGAGCAGGGTGCCGAAGTTGAACTCGTTGTTCTTGAACATCTGCGGGTCCGGCATGAACGTTACCGTCGTGCCGCGCCCCCGCGCCTTGCCCATCTCGTCCACTTTCGAGGTTGGCACGCCGCGCGCATAGCTCTGCTGATAGCGCACGCCTTCGCGGACGATTTCGACCTTCAACCACTCGGAGAGCGCGTTCACGACCGACACGCCCACGCCGTGCAGACCGCCCGAGACTTTGTAGGAGTCCTTGTCGAACTTACCGCCCGCGTGGAGCACGGTCATCACCACTTCCAGCGAGGACTTCTTTTCGGTCGGGTGCATCTCGACGGGAATACCGCGGCCGTTGTCGCGCACGGTCACCGAGCCGTCGGTGTTGACGATCATCTCGATTTCCGTGCAATGCCCGGCCATGGCCTCGTCCACCGAGTTGTCCACGACTTCATAGACCAAATGGTGCAGACCGCGCACGCCCACGTCGCCGATATACATGGCGGGGCGCTTGCGCACGGCCTCTAATCCCTTAAGCACCTGAATTGCAGATGCACCGTAATCTTTGCTCACATTGCTTTCGAATAGTGTGTCGGACATGAGATTCTTCGTTTATGATTGCTCGCCGTACCCCGAGCGAGGATCAATCGTGTTTATCCCGAATACTTAAAGCGCCGAATGAGTCATCCACGTCATCCAACGCCGGTTCATACTTCGCCCGTTCGAGATAGTCCAGCTTTTCCAACAGGTAATCGTGATAAAGTGAATACGAACTCAGCGTGTCAATCTGGCCTGCCGCGAGATCGTGGCTCACGAAATCCAAGCTCTCCGCTTCCACCGGCCAATAGCCCGCAATCCAATAACGCTCGTCGTCGGACAATCCCTGCAAAGAATAGAACAGCCGCCCGTTCTCAACCAGGCAATTGTCCTGCACATACATGGTGACATTGCGAATACCCTTCCAGCCGTCACCGCACACCGCCGCGATGTTCACGTTGAAAGCCGGATATGCTTCAACTGCGGGCAGGATTTCCGGAATGCGTAGAATGTCGCCATTTAACGCAGCTTTCAAATCCGCCAGCCGCTTGTCAAACTCTTTACGTTCCGCGCCGTGAAAAATCGCGCGGTATTTCTTGATGTCGAGCGCACGTGCGTGCGCTTCCAACGGGCTGAACCACGGCGTCAGCGAATCACCTTCGAACGCGATGCAATCATGTGTCGGCCAGCCGTTAAGAAAAGGCGGCTCGTCGCTGTGGTTTGGGATGGCAGCGATTTCGAGTCGCATCGTCGAATTTGTACCGCGACCCTCTTCTAACTGAATAAGTCGCGATCCACTCGTGCATCCGACGAGCAGAAGAGCACACAACACCCAGCGCATCAAACCGCCACCCTCCTCCTATCCAACCAACCCGCCAGAGCACTAAACACCACATACATCACCAACCCTGTGCCTGCCAAAGCCGTCGTGTCCGGCGGAGCTTGACCGGAGAAAGTTGTCATGGCAAACGTCGCGAGCAAAAACAAACACAGCGCGAGGATGCCCCATTTGCCGCGCTGGCCGTCGGGCTTCGTGGATTTCAGATAGACCCACAGACCGCCGAGCAGAAAAGCGCTCTCGATAGCGACCGTTGCAATCGTACTCTGCCACAACCCCAGCCCCACCATCGGCGAATCGCCGAACGCCAGCGGCAAATCCGGTAAATGCACTGGCACATCGAGAAACCAATGCGAGATCGTCACCGCGCCCAACACCAGCGCCGCGCGGGCATTCCACAAAAACCGGGCAACGCCATAAACGACCGCGCCCCAAACGATCGCCATCAGCAAGCTATGTGAATACGGATACGAAACGAAATTCAGCGGACTGGCCGCCGTGTGCCCCGGATGGATCTCCACACGCTCAAGCCCAACCAGAATAAACAGCGTCCACAAAATATCTACGAACTGCGATGCCACAAACAGCCACCCGAGCGAAAGCGTCGGTTCCACACGCTTGGCCGCCAGAGCAATGCCGTAATGCCCGATAAACAAGTGGTCTCCCCTGTATCTGAATATACCCGCTGCGCGGCGGAGCACATACTATGGCTCCGCCGCGCAGCGCAATCTTCACCGTTGTTTAAACGGCCTACGCTTCCGCGAGAATCCCTTCGCGCGCCGCTTCCATTTCGGCGACCGTCGTCACGTGCTGGAAGTTCGCGAACGTCACCGGGAAAGCGTCAATCTCTTCAATCGTGGCCTTGCCCACCAGCGATTGCAGGATGCGATTCATGCCGAAGCCGCAGCCCGCATGCGGCAGCGCGTGCGAAGAAACCTGCTCGATATAGGGCGCAAAGTCGGCCAGCACCGAGGCTTCAACTTCGCCTTCGGTGACATTCTTTCCCGCGCGCGCAAACCACTCAAAGCGGCGCGACACAAGATGCTCAAACATCAGCGAATTGGTCAGGCGCTCCTTCAAAAGATCGAGCAAATGCAGCCGCACCGCCGCGCCGACGCTTTCACCGCTGCCGGGCAAAATCAAATCCGCGCTGTCAATCCGGCCCTTACCATCGGGGAACATGTTGAAGAACTTGATCACCCGCAGTTCGCGGCCTTCAAGTTCCGGATGGTCCCACATCGGATCGGGGAACTTCGTCAGAAACACCGGGCCGTACATGTCGGCGAGCTTGAGTTCCTGCCAGTGCGTGAAGTCCATTCCCCACTGAATCTGCTCACCGCTCTTCTGCAGAATCGCGATGGCTTCGTCGTAGGTCAACTTGGCGAACGGCGTGGTCGCCCACTTGTGCAGCTTCTGCTCGTGCGTCTTGGAAATGCCGAGGTCGTGCGCGTTGGCCGAAATATTCGAGGCCAACGACTGCACAAAGCCTTGAATCTCATGCAACAGCGCGCCGTAGAGTTCGTTCTGCTCGCCCGTGAATTCGATTTCATGCAGGCTGAACTCCATGCAGTGGCGGCCGTCGGAAGGATTGTGACGCTCGCCACGGAAGCTGCGGCCCACCGTGAAGGTCTTGGGGAACAAACCCAATGCGCCTTCAAGGTGCAACTGGCCGGTTTGCTTCAGAAAGACCGGCTGCGCGGCCCAATTCAGACTCGAATCGAGCGACGCTTCCATCAGAGAATCCACAAATTCGCAGGCGCCTGACGCGCGCACCATCGAAGGAACTTCGACGTAGTGATAACCGCGCGCCCACCAGTGGCAGAAAGACGTTTGCGTGGCCAGGTGCCACAGCTTAACTTGCTGTCCGAGAGTCATGATCGTACTCCTTGTGTTACTAACCGTGAAAAATTTCGGTGCGGCTCACTGTCCGCGCCATGCCGAATCCAAGCGGCGGCTCGCTGTCCGCCATTACTTACCGGTAGCTACCGGAGCAGGCTTTGCCTGCAAAGAGTATGGTTTGTGGGGTCTCCTTGAGAATGCTGATTTTCAAAAGTCGCTGACGTGACTGCTGTCGCGATATTGAAGAGACTTCCGAAAGAAAATTTCGTTCATCGCGATTCAACCCAAATCCGATAAAGATACCGATTTTCAACCTTTTAATCCAATCCTGCGGCGCAATGAGCCAAATCCCGCTTGTACCCCAAAACCACCCAAAACTGACCCGCAGTCGAGAACACAAAGACAACTAACACAATAATTTATAGGCATTCACGCGACGCGATCGTGCCACCTCGCAATC
This genomic interval carries:
- the gyrB gene encoding DNA topoisomerase (ATP-hydrolyzing) subunit B, which translates into the protein MSDTLFESNVSKDYGASAIQVLKGLEAVRKRPAMYIGDVGVRGLHHLVYEVVDNSVDEAMAGHCTEIEMIVNTDGSVTVRDNGRGIPVEMHPTEKKSSLEVVMTVLHAGGKFDKDSYKVSGGLHGVGVSVVNALSEWLKVEIVREGVRYQQSYARGVPTSKVDEMGKARGRGTTVTFMPDPQMFKNNEFNFGTLLERLRELAYLNRGLRIIAEDKRDGAKETLEFKGGIAEFVKYLDENRNPLQSKPIYFATDRDGVPIEIALQYNDGYTDNIVTYVNNIHTIEGGTHLVGFKAALTRTLNNYAAKNKLFKNDKMSLSGDDVREGLTAVISVRVQEPQFEGQTKSKLGNSEVKGIVEQAVNDKLAEYFEEHPHDAKKIVEKSILAARARDAARKARDLTRRKTALESGSLPGKLADCSTKDIDKSELYIVEGDSAGGSAKQGRNREFQAILPLRGKVINVEKARLDKILANEELRTLITAIGAGIATEEDFDITRCRYGKIIIMTDADVDGQHIRTLLLTFFFRYQRPLIEHGKMFIAQPPLYGISKGKKKRYAMDEVERDAIIQKEFGGSQQGVMVQRYKGLGEMNPDQLWETTMDPDHRTLLCVTLEDAAAADHTFSMLMGDAVEPRREFIEKNAKYATAIDA
- a CDS encoding nucleotidyltransferase domain-containing protein; translated protein: MNESLKPILAELKQRLTELYGERLSQLILFGSQARGDATEDSDVDVLVVLEGGKETHEEHERRLDIMCDMNIKYGLLVVPHLMSAERYHTRNSPLILNVRREGLRL